ATGTATAAGATCATGTTAGGatgagttaggttggtttgggctAGGATAGGTAACGTCATATAGGCGAACCGTTAACGAACCGTTTGCAAAACGTCTTATATGCGATGAGACTAGCAAGCGTTGTCACAGCTGTGCTGGCGAGACACGGAGCAGCTTAGgcagtttacgggctcaccatagcctgtgctacttggaactttttttccGAGTGGCGAATCTTAAACATTAAGAACAACTTATGATCACTGTCCTAACACAACAGTTGGCCCACGACCTGTTCCTCGCCCCTGGTGAACACTGTGGACGAAGGGAAGCGTAATACCTGTGACACCTCCCTGGTGACATGTCCCTAGACGAGCCGCCTGCGTCCCCTCACCCACACATCACTGTTGAAACAGTAACACTCTTCCCTGTGTTTGTGTTACAaattataacctaacctaacctaacctaacctaacctaacctaacctaacctaccctaacctaacctaacctactctaaccaaacctaacgtaacagtgttccctgtgtttaggttaggttataatttttaacataacctaacctaacctaacctaacctaacctaacctatcactgTTCCCTGTGTTTATGTTACAAATTATGTGACAACGAACTAGGGAtaaaaattcatataaattaatttaaatcaagagtGCATTAACGGAACCGAATAATATTTAATTATAATGAGAAATTATTAGTGGGAGCCGTGGAGAGGATTCAAACTTATGCTCTGGGTTCGCATGGAGCtgaacacaggttcgaatcctcctcacgaatccgacggattttctcattgatacatcacgtgaaTGTGATTTATttgtacattaattataatagtCAATAATAATCACACGAAACAACTAACGATTTACTGCACGTGGTaaagtgtagagtacactgcacGTGGTAAAGTGTATAGTACACTGCACGTGGTAAAGTGTATAGTACACTGCACGTAGTAAAGTGTATAGTACACTGCACGTGGTAAAGTGTATAGTACACTGCACGTGGTAAAGTGTATAGTACACTGCACGTGGTAAAGTGTATAGTACACTGCACGTGGTAAAGTGTATAGTACACTGCACGTGGTAAACTACACGTTAACCGTTCACGATACATTACACACAGTACACATTACACAGTACACAATGCATAGTACACAGCGcactcaaattcaaattcaaatgtttattcaggtaaaagtaaccACCACCTTCTATGTAACTCACATAGAaggtgagttacaaacataatggtggacttatagatagaggtagtacatacaatacctaaagccactaatacgcacagcgtttcggacaAGGTGTGAGGAAAAACCACTTAGACTGAACCTTAATACTTAAAACTTTAAGTATAAATTCTGTTGAAAGAGGCGGGGGACATGGTAGAAATTAGCAATTAAACAAGTtagtcaacaaacagtattgtttgaaaatagcaagacatgggttgacatttagggggtaaggtaggttacattgagtttatTAGATAGTACTTGGATTTACTCTTAAACTAGTTGAGAGAAGTACAGCCTTTGGCAAGATtcagaagatcattccacattctgggtcccttgatttgtagagcatttctagtttgattaaggtgcacccttggaatatcaaataggtatttgtttctagtgtgatgctcatgggttctgttacaaccttctaggaagcgttgaagatcacgattggcattacagttcagttttaaatatatagaatatacttgagaggatgtgcagtgatttaatatctaacatattcaaagatttatggataccgagtgctgtctggggtcagactttgatattgttctaatagcagctttgtgttgagtaattagaggacgtaaatgattttgggtaatgaacccccaagcacaaataccataatttagataaggatagatgagagagtaatagagcgtcaccagggcagggcgaggtacataatatctgatcttagaaagaatgtcaacagttttagaaacttttttgctatatttagaatgtgtccctggaaattcagcttgttatcgatgaggacaccaaggaatttgccagctactttgttactaatttggatattgtttattcttagattaatttgatctgaggatttattaccaaacaaaatataaaaggttttgtcaatgttaagggtgagtttgttggcagttagccaaagatggactttatttagttcagtattcactgtgacattcagagcaagagggtcaggactggagaaaatgaaggttatgtcatcagcaaataaaattggtttgaggtgttgagaggcatttggaaggtcattaatatagatgagaaagaggagagggccaagtatgctgtcctgtggaacaccaatgttgatgggtagggtgggagaaatggaattattcacagaaacatactggagcctgtcagtaaggtaagattgaaggtattggaggaagtgacctctgactccataatgatgtaatttaagaagaaggttttggtgaatgacagtgtcaaaagccttacgtagggcaacaaataacccaacagggaacccaTTTTTATCaaaagctgcatgtatcaagttaatcatactaatcagtgcatcgttagtgcttttttgggtctgaagccatagtgGCAagtgctaagtatattgtgtttggctagatgagAGTAaacctgcttgtagattagcttttcaaatatttttgacaaggttggcagaattgatataggtgtaacaggggttactcttgcttttttagaatatccggaaAGGTTTAGCGTTCATGTGACTTGTTGAAGAACAATACAATGGTTGGAGCTGAATGCAATGCAATGGTTGGAAATGAAACATAATAGTtaacaaaaataaaacaaattgttATTTTAACTAAGAGAAACATTTAGATTAATAACAACAAAAGCTAGACTAAAACAgtctatatataaatttatatataaataaataaaaaataaataaataaataacaaataaaataccAGTCATTACAGTGTACGGTACAAAAtatacagtacacagtgtacGGAACAATGTACGGAACACAATGTACGGAACACAATGTACGGAACACAATGTACGGAACACAATGTACGGTACACAATGTACGGAACACAATGTACGGTACACAATGTACGGAACACAATGTACGGTACACAATGTACGGAACACAATGTACGGAACACAATGTACGGAACACAATGTACGGAACAATGTACGGTACACAATGTACGGAACACAATGTACGGAACAATGTACGGTACACAATGTACGGAACACAATGTACGGTACACAATGTACGGAACACAATGTACGGTACACAATGTACGGAACACAATGTACGGAACACAATGTACGGAACACAATGTACGGAACAATGTACGGTACACAATGTACGGAACACAATGTACGGAACAATGTACGGTACACAATGTACGGAACAATGTACGGAACACAATGTACGGAACACAATGTACGGAACACAATGTACGGAACACAATGTACGGAACACAATGTACGGAACAAAGCTTGACCTTAACCCTGAGTTCAGACAGTTTGGTTCAGACACGCCCTGGGCAGAACGGTACAAAACAATACAGCACAAACTGTAACTAAAGGAAAAGAATGTTAAGTGCTCACTGTAGCAAGACGAAACAAAACACAGTAGCACATGCGCTCTGGCCTGTGACAGAGACGGACACGCGAGCTGACCGCCAGACACACACAACCTGACACATGTTGACAAACATAGACAAATCGATCCCCGGGGATTAATTTGTGTGTGGCGGTGAGGGTGGGTGAAGGGGCGGCCGTCAAGGCCAGCTGGGTAATGAAGGAGCAGGGGGGGAGACGCCCCCTGACCTGGCCTTCACAGGTGCGCCGCTCCCAGACGCACCCCCGGGAAGCTTCCTCTTAGCGCATGCGCACTTGTCTCTGATGTTCAGTTGTCAGGAGTTTAGCGGATGTACTCTGAGGGTCGTGTgaactactcacctagttgtgcttgcgggggttgagctctggctctttggtcctgcctctctactgtcaattagttttaagttaaTCAGTATTAAGATTTAGTCTTTagagtttttcctgcccgaagctttgcgtaatagtggctttaggcattgtatgtactagctctatctataaatccatcaatttttgtaaaacctcttatatgtatgtactttacctgaataaacatttatttatttatttattatttatttatttataattggtgtacagattttttagcctattgggctctgtcatatctacatttgaaaccgtgtatggagtcagcctccaccacatcactgccttatgcAAATGCATTCAAtctgttaacaactctgacactaaaaagttgtttctaatgtccctgtggctcatttgggtactcagcttccacccgtgtcccgttgttcgtgtaccacccgtgttaagcagtttatctttatctaccgtcaattcctctgagaattttgtaggtagtgatcatagctCTCCGAGCTCTCCTGTCCTCCAGCGATGTgagatgcatttcacgcagcctttcctcgtaactcatgcctcttagttctgggactatcctagtggcatatctgaactttttccatcttcgtcttgtgcttgacaaggtatggctcCAAGGTAGTGTGAGGGTCGTCTGAAGTGTGAGGATCGTCTGAAGTGTGAGGGTCGTCTGAAGAGTGAGGGTCGTCTGAAGTGTGAGGGTCGTCTGAAGTGTGAGGATCGTCTGAAGTGTGAGGGTCGTCTGAAGAGTGAGGGTCGTCTGAAGTGTGAGGGTCGTCTGAAGTGTGAGGGTCGTCTGAAGTGTGAGGGTCGTCTGAAGTGTGAGGGTCGTCTGAAGAGTGAGGGTCGTCTGAAGTGTGAGGATCGTCTGAAGTGTGAGGGTCGTCTGAAGTGTGAGGATCGTCTGAAGTGTGAGGGTCGTCTGAAGTGTGAGGATCGTCTGAAGTGTGAGGGTCGTCTGAAGTGTGAGGGTCGTATGAAGTGTGAGGGTCGTATGAAGCATGAGGAACGTTTGGAGTATGAGAGTACATATTcacacattcttttgaaatgTGTGCAACCTTAAGTGAGTGAGGACGTCTGGAATATGAAGGTCgtatggagtgtgagggagtatggagtgtgagggagtatggagtgtgagggagtatggagtgtgagggagtatgGAGTGTGAAGGAgtatggagtgtgagggagtatggagtgtgagggagtatggagtgtgagggagtatggagtgtgagggagtatggagtgtgagggagtatgGAGTGTGAGGGGAGTATGGAGTGTGAGGGGAgtatggagtgtgagggagtatggagtgtgagggagtatgGAGTGTGAGGGGAGTATGGAGTGTGAGGGGAGTATGGAGTGTGAGGGGAgtatggagtgtgagggagtatggagtgtgagggagtatgGAGTGTGAGGGGAGTATGGAGTGTGAGGGGAGTATGGAGTGTGAGGGGAgtatggagtgtgagggagtatggagtgtgagggagtatggagtgtgagggagtatggagtgtgagggagtatgGAGTGTGAGGGAATATGGAGTGTGAGGGGAgtatggagtgtgagggagtatggagtgtgagggagtatggagtgtgagggagtatggagtgtgagggagtatggagtgtgagggagtatgGAGTATGAGGGAgtatggagtgtgagggagtatggagtgtgagggagtatggagtgtgagggagtatgGAGTGTGAGGGAAtatggagtgtgagggagtatgAAATGGGAGTACAAAATGGGATAGAAATTAAAGTAAGATGAAGTATGGAGTAGAGCTGGTGTACCATAAAACAGAAACATATCGTTGAGTTCTATAATAGTCAGCCCTCGAATATACAGTCACGCCATAACGTGCTTCAAAGAAAACTAATTTTGGGGGGAAACAGTTATAAAAGTTTTCTGtaaattgaaaataaaaatataattttaatgaCGGGCagcttgtgtatatatattgttCTATCTTATGGAACTGAATAACTAATACATTTAACGTTCACGTCTCAACACGCACTAATAATAACTTTATATTTGGCATTCAAAAAGTCATCTGCAATGCCCGATTATTGGAGCAAAATTCACTTGAGCACTTACaggcaactatatatatattggtgttgaGCGCTTAACGGCAGCTTTATAATTCTCTTATGTAACTATATCTAACCTATGGTATCAGTGCCTGGGGTTCTAGTAGCCAAAATTATCTTTAACCCCCTAATTACTCAACATAAATCAACAATTAGGACAGTAACAAACTCCAGTCCCTCCAGACagcacctggtgggggggggggggggggggcacccttACTGAAATCTTCGAATATGCTAAACATTGTCACacagcacaccccccccccccgccctggtGTTCCGTACACCAGTATACTCAAATGAACTGTACACCAGGGCCGGATTTGACTGTTTTTGGGTACCTAGGTCAAAACggttatatatatgtaatatatatatatatatatatatatatatatatatatatatatatatatatatatatatatatatatatatatatatatatatatatatatatgtatatgtatatatatatatatatatatatatatatatatatatatatatatatatatatatatatatatatatatatatatatttaaaggttacaaaacatacaagacaaatgcctaaaggttatggatctcttgaagctcctccgcttcaggacaggaaccgaggacgcagcaagcattttccctctggatcgccacactgaggcgctgaaacaaaaaactggcaactcttgggtctctggtgacgtcagtgagcttggaacccaattccttgagaaatcccaaggcactcttgccccaggggccatgcgtctcagacgctatgggaacaaagaggtattgaccttccagtcgcctgtactagaGTGATTTAGCTGTTATCAAAAGCAAACAAAATGTTAATAATTTTATGAATGCTTCTTTGGGATGGGCCGTTGCGTGGAGGAGTCGAGCCTGAACACGGATTGGActgaattaacgagcatttggccagtGTTTCTGAGGACGGACAGTCTTTACAACACAGTCCTCAAGCATTGACCCAACAGCTCCTTAACTTAACAGCcgccccttgtttatgaatgaaaagaacCTTACTTAACTGGTTACGTTCGAACTATCCTCAAACATTGCTTCACTTACTTCCTATTTTCAACGTGTATCTCTAAATTCCTCAACCACGAcctctaaataataaaaataataacaaaccCGAACCACCTAACCTACTTTAGGCCTCGTTATACCCAAAGCTCTAATATATagttatttatatttgagaaaattatgtGTTTGACTACACATAAAACATTTGACTACTACACAAAACACCCAATATGTGTACTGTATATGTGTGGGATCAGGTGCAGCTTGAACCAGCATCACTTGTCGAGGTCTTGTGTTGTCGCTTTTAACACAAAAGAAAAATCCCGAGAAATACAGAGATGTGTGAGAGAAAAACACCGAACCGGGACAATATTGCCTGGAGTGAAACATTTATCTTGTATTATTGTCGGAAAAAATATTGAGTTAGCATGAAGCCTCATACTTGAGTTACCTAAACCTTAAACTTGAGTTACCTAAACCTTATACTTGAGTTACCTAAACCTTAAACTTGAGTTACCTAAACCTTATACTTGAGTTACCTAAACCTTAAACTTGAGTTACCTAAACCTTATACTTGAGTTACCTAAACCTTAAACTTGAGTTACCTAAACCTTATACTTGAGTTACCTAAACCTCATACTTGAGTTACCTAAACCTTATACTTGAGTTACCTAAACCTCATACTTGAGTTACCTAAACCTTATACTTGAGTTACCTAAGCCTCATACTTGAGTTACCTAAACCTCATACTTGAGTTACCTAAACCTTATACTTGAGTTACCTAAGCCTCATACTTGAGTTACCTAAACCTTATACTTGAGTTACCTAAGCCTCATACTTGAGTTACCTAAACCTTAAACTTGAGTTACCTAAACCTTAAACTTGAGTTACCTAAACCTTATACTTGAGTTACCTAAGCCTCATACTTGAGTTACCTAAACCTTATACTTGAGTTACCTAAACCTTAAACTTGAGTTACCTAAACCTTAAACTTGAGTTACCTAAACCTTATACTTGAGTTACCTAAGCCTCATACTTGAGTTACCTAAACCTTATACTTGAGTTACCTAAACCTTAAACTTGAGTTACCTAAACCTTAAACTTGAGTTACCTAAACCTTATACTTGAGTTACCTAAGCCTCATACTTGAGTTACCTAAACCTTATACTTGAGTTACCTAAACCTCATACTTGAGTTACCTAAGCCTCGTACTTGAGTTACCTAAACCTTATACTTGAGTTACCTAAGCCTCATACTTGAGTTACCTAAACCTCATACTTGAGTTACCTAAACCTCATACTTGAGTTACCTAAACCTTAAACTTGAGTTACCTAAACCTCATACTTGAGTTACCTAAACCTTAAACTTGAGTTACCTAAACCTCATACTTGAGTTACCTAAACCTCATACTTGAGTTACCTAAACCTCATACTTGAGTTACCTAAACCTCATACTTGAGTTACCTAAACCTTAAACTTGAGTTACCTAAACCTTAAACTTGAGTTACCTAAGCCTCGTACTTGAGTTACCTAAACCTCATACTTGAGTTACCTAAGCCTCATACTTGAGTTACCTAAACCTCATACTTGAGT
The sequence above is a segment of the Procambarus clarkii isolate CNS0578487 chromosome 44, FALCON_Pclarkii_2.0, whole genome shotgun sequence genome. Coding sequences within it:
- the LOC138350102 gene encoding uncharacterized protein, yielding MYSHTPNVPHASYDPHTSYDPHTSDDPHTSDDPHTSDDPHTSDDPHTSDDPHTSDDPHTSDDPHSSDDPHTSDDPHTSDDPHTSDDPHTSDDPHSSDDPHTSDDPHTSDDPHTSDDPHSSDDPHTSDDPHTSDDPHTTLEPYLVKHKTKMEKVQICH